The Gouania willdenowi chromosome 20, fGouWil2.1, whole genome shotgun sequence genome window below encodes:
- the otud1 gene encoding OTU domain-containing protein 1 — protein MQLYNSELTHYPRFSRKLTITLSAAGDRTTGTRSSSEAAGQGSSTSTPTHRLWSSADMPASAFSCYEASSMRPIYFTSTAEILIRRPDGVERSVPVHIMRDSNPKANSPHPLNRDTIRDSDVIEDLIDQLRNGTDGLLNTEFPKPLNGHQQERIHDDDPFRGNGWVPPKEPQNNGQSKLDFDKVKDERRAFELSVLQESPQQRCPDRGDNVHDKVTRYLAEVERQNKYLQERQKYRYHIIPDGNCLYRAICKATYGDQAGHGTLREQTVHHIADHLEEFNPIIEGDVGEFLINAAQDGSWAGYPELLAMSQMLNINIHLTTGGSLESPTVSTMVHYLGNEDVSKPAVWLSWLSNGHYDVLLDRCLPNPEYEDWHRQSQIQRKRDEELAKSMAASLSKMYIEQNGSV, from the coding sequence ATGCAGCTGTACAACAGTGAGCTGACACACTACCCGAGGTTCTCCCGAAAACTTACCATAACTTTATCCGCCGCGGGTGATCGCACCACCGGGACGCGCTCCTCCTCAGAGGCCGCTGGACAGGGATCATCCACatccacacccacacacaggcTTTGGAGCTCCGCAGACATGCCTGCCAGTGCCTTTTCCTGCTACGAGGCTTCATCCATGAGGCCGATTTACTTCACATCCACTGCGGAGATACTGATCCGCAGACCTGATGGGGTGGAGAGGTCTGTTCCTGTGCACATCATGAGGGACTCAAACCCTAAAGCAAACTCTCCTCACCCACTAAACAGAGACACCATCAGGGACTCTGATGTGATTGAGGACTTGATAGATCAACTGAGGAATGGGACTGATGGACTACTAAACACAGAGTTCCCAAAGCCGCTCAATGGACATCAACAAGAGAGGATTCATGATGATGATCCATTTAGAGGTAATGGATGGGTTCCACCTAAAGAACCTCAGAACAATGGACAATCAAAGTTGGATTTCGATAAGGTCAAAGATGAGAGGCGGGCCTTTGAGCTCAGTGTTCTCCAGGAGtctcctcagcagagatgcccagacagAGGCGACAACGTCCACGATAAAGTCACACGGTATCTGGCCGAGGTGGAGAGGCAGAACAAGTACCTCCAGGAGAGGCAAAAGTACAGGTACCACATCATCCCTGATGGCAACTGCCTCTACAGAGCCATATGCAAAGCTACGTACGGGGACCAGGCAGGCCACGGAACGCTGAGGGAGCAGACGGTGCACCACATCGCCGACCATTTGGAGGAGTTTAACCCCATCATCGAAGGAGACGTTGGGGAGTTCCTGATAAACGCAGCGCAGGATGGTTCCTGGGCCGGCTATCCTGAACTCCTTGCCATGAGCCAGATGTTGAACATCAACATCCACCTTACGACAGGGGGCAGCTTAGAGAGCCCCACCGTCTCCACCATGGTGCACTACCTTGGGAATGAAGATGTCTCCAAACCGGCGGTTTGGCTGAGTTGGCTCAGCAACGGTCACTATGATGTCCTCTTGGACAGATGTTTGCCCAACCCAGAGTACGAGGACTGGCACAGACAGTCGCAGATTCAGAGGAAACGAGACGAAGAACTGGCCAAGTCGATGGCAGCATCCTTATCGAAAATGTACATTGAGCAAAATGGTTCAGTTTGA